One Rosa chinensis cultivar Old Blush chromosome 5, RchiOBHm-V2, whole genome shotgun sequence genomic region harbors:
- the LOC112203121 gene encoding uncharacterized protein LOC112203121, whose product MAPITTGALATPADSAKVSLGAAGTAALQDNRWYMVGRLLGPKSRFPGFKGTISSIWRIKSGLSVHDAGDRFMFQFNHEANRNRALHEGPWFYRNTMLLVGEYDGVGLVEIWVAVKGLPVALRNKNALNLIGYVVGQVIKFDQSALRRREEEQRIRLVLDTRRRVRTWMLFEFSSLVQPEINLIYEKVKGFCRDCGFFEHDARDAMDFW is encoded by the coding sequence ATGGCGCCGATTACTACCGGTGCTTTGGCTACTCCGGCCGACTCTGCCAAGGTGTCGCTAGGTGCGGCGGGGACGGCGGCATTGCAGGACAACCGTTGGTATATGGTTGGGCGCTTGCTTGGTCCAAAGTCTCGTTTCCCCGGTTTCAAGGGAACTATTTCTTCGATCTGGCGAATCAAATCAGGGCTCTCAGTCCATGATGCTGGAGATCGGTTTATGTTTCAATTCAACCATGAAGCAAATCGTAACAGGGCGTTGCACGAAGGGCCGTGGTTCTACAGGAATACGATGTTGTTGGTAGGTGAGTATGATGGGGTTGGCTTGGTGGAGATCTGGGTTGCAGTAAAAGGTTTGCCGGTGGCACTTCGCAACAAGAACGCCCTAAATCTCATTGGCTATGTTGTTGGCCAAGTTATCAAATTTGATCAGTCGGCCCTTCGTCGGAGGGAGGAGGAACAGCGGATCCGCCTGGTGTTGGATACCCGTCGGAGGGTACGAACATGGATGCTTTTTGAGTTCTCTTCCTTGGTGCAGCCCGAGATCAACCTCATTTATGAGAAAGTTAAGGGTTTCTGCAGGGACTGTGGATTCTTTGAGCATGATGCACGGGATGCGATGGATTTTTGGTGA
- the LOC112165581 gene encoding cationic amino acid transporter 1: MKTRLKDRLLARSLDRLELEEMRARSQNEMKKTLNWWDLIWFGIGAVMGAGIFVLTGEAARNLAGPAVVISYLISGLSALLSVLCYTEFAVELPVAGGSFAYLRVELGDFMAYIAAGNILFEYIVAGASVARSWTSYFATLCNHSPNDFRIIVSSLAEDYNKLDPIAVFVSIVACVGASWSIKASSRFNSITSIIHLLVLLFILVAGLTKANPANFTTSFTPFGIHGILKASAVLFFAYVGFDGVATLGEETKNPGRDIPIGLIGSMVITIVTYCGLAATLCLMQPYSQIDADASFTVAFQAAGMNWAKYIVALGALKGMSTVLLANLIGQARYFTHIGRTHMAPPILARINAKTGTPVTATIIMTVANSIVAFFTSLDVLANLLSISTLFIFSLVALALIVRRYYVTGETSATDRNKLIGFLTLIIGASIASAGYWVLSNGGWIGYVVTVPIWLCATLGLQLTVKQAKKPRLWGVPLVPWLPSASIAVNIFILGSIDGASYLRFGIWTLVLLVYYIFVALHASYDAAQETQSIANAETNMEAGTSKTAEAG, from the coding sequence ATGAAAACAAGACTCAAGGACCGCCTCTTGGCGCGGTCATTGGACCGCCTTGAGCTAGAAGAAATGCGTGCAAGAAGCCagaatgagatgaagaaaacccTAAACTGGTGGGATCTCATTTGGTTTGGGATCGGAGCAGTCATGGGGGCAGGAATTTTCGTGCTCACCGGTGAGGCGGCCAGGAATCTTGCTGGCCCTGCAGTTGTAATCTCTTACTTGATATCGGGACTTTCGGCATTGCTCTCAGTTTTGTGCTACACTGAGTTTGCtgtggagcttccggtggctggAGGCTCATTTGCCTATCTTAGAGTGGAGCTTGGTGACTTCATGGCCTATATTGCTGCAGGGAACATTTTATTTGAGTATATAGTAGCCGGTGCTAGTGTGGCAAGGTCATGGACCTCGTATTTTGCTACATTGTGCAACCATAGTCCCAATGATTTTAGGATCATTGTGTCTTCCCTCGCTGAGGACTATAACAAGTTAGATCCAATTGCAGTCTTTGTCTCCATTGTGGCTTGTGTTGGTGCGTCCTGGAGCATCAAGGCATCGTCTAGGTTCAATTCGATtacatccatcatccatctgcTGGTTTTGTTATTCATCCTCGTTGCCGGCTTAACAAAGGCTAACCCTGCTAATTTCACAACAAGCTTTACTCCATTTGGTATTCATGGCATCTTGAAAGCTTCGGCTGTGCTGTTTTTTGCTTATGTAGGGTTTGATGGTGTGGCAACTTTGGGGGAGGAGACTAAAAACCCCGGTAGAGATATCCCAATAGGGCTAATTGGCTCAATGGTGATTACCATTGTAACTTATTGTGGTCTTGCAGCAACATTGTGTTTGATGCAGCCGTACAGCCAAATTGATGCTGATGCATCATTCACTGTGGCATTTCAGGCCGCAGGTATGAACTGGGCAAAGTACATTGTCGCATTGGGAGCACTTAAAGGCATGTCCACTGTTCTACTAGCCAACCTCATCGGGCAGGCTCGATACTTCACTCACATCGGTAGAACCCACATGGCGCCACCAATCCTTGCAAGGATCAATGCCAAAACCGGTACCCCGGTAACTGCCACGATTATCATGACTGTTGCAAACTCAATTGTTGCTTTCTTCACAAGCCTTGATGTCTTGGCAAACCTTCTCTCCATATCAACCCTGTTTATATTTTCCCTTGTTGCATTAGCACTGATTGTTAGGCGGTACTACGTTACGGGTGAAACATCAGCAACCGACAGAAACAAACTCATTGGTTTCTTGACACTAATCATAGGTGCATCAATTGCATCTGCTGGGTATTGGGTACTTAGCAACGGTGGCTGGATTGGTTACGTAGTGACAGTTCCAATATGGCTCTGTGCTACTCTAGGCTTGCAGTTGACTGTCAAACAAGCAAAGAAACCTAGACTTTGGGGGGTGCCATTGGTTCCTTGGTTGCCATCGGCTAGTATTGCAGTCAATATCTTCATCCTGGGATCCATTGATGGAGCTTCATACCTGAGATTCGGTATTTGGACATTGGTTTTGCTAGTCTACTACATATTTGTGGCACTACATGCTTCATATGATGCAGCTCAGGAGACACAGAGTATAGCTAATGCTGAAACAAACATGGAGGCTGGAACTAGCAAAACCGCTGAAGCAGGCTAA
- the LOC112203122 gene encoding putative F-box/LRR-repeat protein 23: MGESKKRRKVESESSSATAQGRRDWTELPDDVTAWILVLSNPKAIDILKEYQMVCKTWRRVCCNYSILWRTIDIDFRHKKGKLDSVLKMCRRAVDRSSGTLVVLTLQNFRTGTDKLLKYITNSCRGIKRLTLANCVKITDEGLREVASKLPLLEDLGISHGSVSQKTVEVIGKSCPLLKSLRWNKNIEIDTKRLDDDCAKAIAAGMMHGLLHLVLSGIHLSNDALDDILNYSRHLESLDLSNISIWTLDGRRDIFREDLKRKLTEHVKNVRPPPTDLYCRYRD, from the exons ATGGGAGAGTCtaagaagagaagaaaggtAGAGTCAGAGTCTTCCTCTGCAACCGCCCAGGGCCGCCGAGACTGGACGGAGCTCCCGGACGACGTTACTGCTTGGATACTAGTACTGTCAAATCCGAAAGCAATTGATATCCTAAAAGAGTATCAGATGGTCTGCAAGACGTGGCGCAGAGTATGCTGCAACTACTCTATTCTGTGGCGCACCATCGACATAGATTTCCGTCACAAAAAGGGCAAGTTGGACTCGGTACTGAAGATGTGCCGCCGCGCAGTTGATCGTAGCTCAGGTACTTTGGTTGTTCTTACTCTCCAGAACTTTCGCACCGGCACTGATAAGCTCCTCAAGTACATCACTAACAG TTGCAGAGGAATCAAACGCCTAACTTTGGCGAATTGCGTGAAAATAACAGATGAGGGGTTGAGGGAAGTAGCTTCCAAACTTCCGTTGTTGGAGGACCTTGGCATTTCACACGGCTCAGTCTCGCAGAAAACCGTGGAAGTAATTGGGAAATCTTGCCCTCTTTTGAAATCATTGAGATGGAACAAAAATATTGAAATTGATACTAAACGACTGGATGATGACTGTGCAAAGGCTATAGCAGCTGGAATGATGCATGGTTTACTGCACCTCGTGCTTTCAGGGATTCATCTTTCTAACGATGCCTTGGATGATATTCTTAATTATAGTCGTCATCTGGAGTCACTTGATCTGAGCAATATTTCCATTTGGACATTGGACGGACGTCGTGACATCTTTAGAGaagatttgaaaagaaaattgactGAACATGTTAAAAATGTAAGGCCTCCTCCTACTGATCTGTACTGTCGCTATAGAGACTAA